In a single window of the Thermofilum uzonense genome:
- a CDS encoding QueT transporter family protein: MSAQSSNSKLYSYLILIIGLLIAAAILYEFYQAYTVNPQDPWSVFPLSRFFTQFTNIIFYIGAVVWVIGTLVFLVELAGYTITLSGLKKTGQGVSNWGVLDVALAALSAAVYGGLLAATAPITIVPGFTWIRPANSLAPLFGMFFGIPGALGVAFGNLIADVLAGYFGVGSIGGFVGNFLIAYIPYKFVRDQTFKSAVSLADFYIWGVIVQALVSAVYICWWLDAMQAVVGLPLFVIWGIIAPSILSNNIVVNAILSPILGALLFPYVKGRGLYWKDRVKNLA; this comes from the coding sequence ATGAGCGCACAAAGCTCAAATAGCAAACTTTACAGTTACTTAATTTTAATAATAGGTCTTCTGATCGCGGCTGCCATACTTTATGAATTCTATCAAGCCTACACTGTTAACCCCCAGGATCCATGGAGTGTATTCCCCCTCTCACGTTTCTTCACCCAGTTCACCAACATAATCTTCTACATAGGCGCGGTTGTGTGGGTTATAGGAACTCTGGTCTTCCTAGTCGAGCTAGCCGGATACACAATCACTCTTAGCGGCCTTAAAAAGACAGGTCAAGGCGTAAGCAACTGGGGCGTGCTGGACGTAGCCTTAGCAGCTCTTAGCGCAGCAGTCTATGGAGGTCTCCTAGCAGCTACAGCCCCTATAACCATAGTGCCGGGCTTTACATGGATAAGACCCGCCAACTCACTAGCACCCCTCTTCGGCATGTTCTTCGGTATTCCAGGGGCACTCGGGGTAGCCTTCGGCAACCTAATCGCTGACGTTCTTGCCGGTTACTTTGGCGTGGGATCCATAGGAGGCTTCGTGGGCAACTTCCTTATAGCTTACATTCCTTACAAATTTGTACGTGACCAGACTTTCAAGTCGGCCGTATCCCTAGCCGACTTTTACATCTGGGGAGTAATTGTTCAGGCTCTCGTCAGCGCAGTATACATATGCTGGTGGCTTGACGCTATGCAAGCCGTCGTAGGACTACCCCTCTTCGTAATCTGGGGAATTATTGCCCCCAGCATTCTCAGCAACAACATAGTGGTTAACGCGATTCTCTCGCCGATTCTAGGCGCTCTACTATTCCCTTATGTTAAAGGGAGAGGTTTATACTGGAAGGATAGGGTGAAAAACCTAGCATAA
- a CDS encoding energy-coupling factor ABC transporter ATP-binding protein yields MGYGSDTVVRLREVYAKYITSDKWIIENVSLEISKGETVVLMGPSGCGKSTLLNIISGLLPGVIPGHVKGEVFVDGVDPVKQGYKALTGKVGIVYQNPEIQIITRSVFEELAMAPENLGLSKDEVLARVEWALDALGLRGYEQKDPQTLSGGEKQLLAIASVLTMKPKILLLDEPTSMLDHLGTQMVLTAISRLKEEYGLTIIVAEHRVEWAVNVADKIYLMDEGKILLGGTPQEVFSQMDLVTKLGVRPPGVAEIAYQLMKKGVRVKIPVRLEDFKELSW; encoded by the coding sequence TTGGGGTATGGGTCTGATACAGTTGTAAGGTTAAGAGAGGTGTACGCTAAGTATATTACTTCGGATAAATGGATTATAGAGAACGTCTCTTTAGAGATATCAAAGGGAGAAACTGTCGTATTGATGGGTCCCAGTGGCTGCGGGAAAAGCACGCTGCTCAACATTATCTCAGGGCTCCTCCCAGGAGTGATTCCAGGGCACGTCAAGGGCGAGGTCTTCGTCGACGGAGTAGACCCCGTTAAGCAGGGCTACAAGGCTTTGACAGGCAAGGTGGGCATCGTCTACCAGAACCCCGAGATCCAGATAATTACTCGTTCGGTATTCGAGGAGCTAGCCATGGCGCCCGAAAATCTTGGCCTCTCTAAAGATGAGGTTCTCGCTCGCGTTGAGTGGGCGCTTGATGCGCTTGGGCTCAGAGGGTATGAGCAAAAGGATCCCCAAACCCTCTCGGGCGGCGAGAAGCAGCTCCTGGCAATAGCAAGCGTATTAACCATGAAGCCCAAAATACTCCTCCTAGATGAGCCTACCTCCATGCTTGATCACTTGGGCACACAGATGGTTCTAACAGCCATCTCGAGGCTAAAAGAGGAGTACGGCTTGACAATTATCGTAGCAGAACACAGGGTCGAGTGGGCCGTCAATGTTGCCGATAAAATTTATCTCATGGATGAGGGCAAGATTCTCCTAGGAGGCACCCCGCAGGAAGTCTTCTCGCAAATGGATTTGGTGACCAAGCTAGGCGTTAGGCCCCCAGGTGTAGCGGAGATCGCCTACCAGCTCATGAAGAAAGGTGTCAGGGTGAAAATTCCCGTCCGCCTTGAAGACTTCAAGGAGCTCAGCTGGTGA
- a CDS encoding nicotinate phosphoribosyltransferase, which translates to MNNWNERFIYATFDEIKEGLTTDVYFTRTRRILEKNGLIDAVVHMEVTASKLPESYRWGVFAGLREVIKLLKGRKITLRSLPEGEIFTASDFSGIRVPVMTIEGPIGEFLELETPLLGFLASASGITTKAARVKKAAGEKIVLSFGARRQHPALAPFIEFYAYIGGADGVSAVLGAQALGIRATGTMPHSLMILFRAYKGDHTLAWIAFDEIIEKDVPRIVLADTFFDEVEESMLAADILGEKLYGVRLDTPGSRRGNFEDIIREVKWKLKARGFKDIKVIVSGGIDEERIPALVKAGADGFGVGASISTAPPIDFSMDITAVQKDGRWVPVAKRGKLSGRKEVYRCNNCLIDVVTLEGGEPPKCPKCGGEMRPLLETYIKEGVVIKEPPPAEEVRKRVLASIQKLEL; encoded by the coding sequence ATGAATAATTGGAATGAACGCTTTATTTACGCCACGTTCGATGAAATAAAGGAGGGTTTGACGACGGACGTGTATTTCACGCGTACCAGAAGAATTCTTGAAAAAAACGGCCTTATAGACGCTGTTGTTCATATGGAAGTAACTGCCAGCAAACTTCCCGAGAGCTATAGATGGGGCGTCTTCGCGGGTTTACGCGAAGTTATAAAGCTCCTGAAAGGACGAAAAATAACTCTGCGGTCTTTGCCTGAGGGGGAGATCTTCACTGCTAGCGATTTTTCCGGCATCAGGGTTCCCGTGATGACAATAGAGGGCCCTATAGGTGAATTCCTAGAACTTGAAACACCTCTACTAGGCTTCCTCGCCTCGGCCTCAGGCATAACCACTAAAGCAGCCCGAGTGAAAAAAGCAGCTGGAGAGAAAATCGTTCTTTCCTTCGGAGCTAGACGCCAGCATCCAGCTCTAGCCCCCTTCATCGAGTTTTATGCATATATTGGTGGCGCTGACGGGGTTTCTGCTGTTCTTGGGGCCCAAGCCCTGGGTATAAGGGCCACGGGAACGATGCCTCATAGCTTGATGATACTCTTCAGAGCTTATAAAGGAGATCACACGTTGGCATGGATAGCGTTCGACGAGATTATCGAAAAGGATGTTCCTAGAATTGTCCTAGCTGACACCTTTTTCGATGAAGTAGAGGAGTCGATGCTAGCCGCGGACATTCTAGGAGAAAAACTCTATGGTGTTAGACTTGACACTCCGGGGAGCCGACGGGGGAATTTTGAAGATATCATAAGAGAAGTTAAGTGGAAGCTCAAAGCTAGAGGATTTAAGGATATAAAAGTCATTGTATCGGGAGGCATTGACGAAGAGAGGATTCCCGCGTTAGTAAAAGCTGGTGCTGATGGTTTTGGCGTAGGGGCATCCATATCAACTGCTCCTCCCATAGACTTCTCAATGGATATCACAGCTGTGCAGAAGGATGGAAGATGGGTGCCTGTGGCGAAGCGAGGTAAACTCTCGGGAAGAAAGGAGGTCTACAGGTGCAACAACTGTCTTATCGATGTAGTCACACTGGAGGGGGGTGAGCCTCCTAAATGCCCAAAGTGTGGAGGAGAAATGAGGCCTCTTCTTGAAACATATATCAAAGAGGGCGTAGTGATTAAGGAGCCTCCACCGGCTGAAGAGGTAAGAAAAAGAGTCTTAGCATCAATCCAGAAGCTTGAACTTTAA
- a CDS encoding aminotransferase class V-fold PLP-dependent enzyme, producing the protein MHLINPYEIRKDFPIFSRKVHGKSLIYFDNAATSQRPIQVLEAIENFYRNQNANIGRSVHELALSATETYEASRKIVATFLGAKPDELVFTKNTTESINMAAYSLLVSGIIDRGSEIMITRMEHHSNLLPWVTVAKLAKAELRVVEVSDNGRLSMDDFYRKLSDKTRVVAVTHASNVTGVVNPVREICEEAHKHGALCLVDGAQSVPHMKVDVNTMKADFLAFSGHKMLGPMGIGGLFIRRELGERLDPPFPGGGAISLVGCEVDRCTAEWLSMPHKFEAGTPNVAGALGLSVAVEYLEKIGLENIEAHEKRLLEKGMEILSGLGVKLYGPEETRERIGVLSFNIEGMTPHEVAQLLDSEGIAVRSGHHCALPLVKRLGAPMGTVRASFYLYNTLEELETFGEVLRKIKILAS; encoded by the coding sequence GTGCACTTGATTAATCCTTACGAGATACGAAAGGACTTCCCCATATTTAGCAGGAAGGTACACGGCAAGAGCCTAATTTACTTCGACAACGCGGCGACAAGCCAGAGACCCATACAGGTCCTTGAAGCTATAGAGAACTTTTATAGGAACCAGAATGCGAATATTGGACGGAGTGTACACGAGCTCGCTCTATCCGCCACTGAAACCTACGAGGCGTCCAGAAAGATTGTGGCGACCTTCCTTGGGGCTAAGCCTGACGAGCTAGTATTTACAAAGAATACAACGGAGAGCATTAACATGGCAGCTTACTCTCTGCTTGTCTCGGGTATTATCGACAGAGGGAGTGAAATCATGATCACGAGGATGGAGCATCACAGCAATCTTCTCCCCTGGGTTACCGTTGCTAAACTGGCCAAGGCCGAGCTACGGGTTGTAGAGGTCTCGGATAACGGTAGGCTATCCATGGATGACTTCTATAGAAAGTTGAGCGATAAAACTCGCGTCGTCGCAGTCACGCATGCTAGTAATGTTACAGGAGTCGTCAACCCGGTACGCGAGATCTGTGAGGAGGCTCACAAGCACGGTGCACTCTGCCTTGTGGATGGGGCTCAAAGCGTCCCGCACATGAAGGTTGACGTTAACACCATGAAGGCAGACTTTCTAGCTTTTTCCGGGCATAAAATGCTTGGTCCCATGGGAATAGGTGGACTTTTCATTAGGAGAGAGTTGGGAGAGAGGCTTGACCCGCCTTTTCCAGGGGGAGGAGCTATATCGCTTGTGGGATGCGAGGTAGACAGGTGTACGGCGGAGTGGCTTAGCATGCCTCACAAGTTCGAAGCTGGGACGCCAAACGTTGCCGGAGCACTAGGCTTGTCTGTAGCCGTAGAATATCTCGAAAAAATAGGGCTTGAGAATATTGAGGCTCATGAGAAAAGGCTTCTCGAGAAAGGCATGGAAATTCTCTCTGGGTTAGGTGTCAAACTCTATGGCCCTGAAGAGACAAGGGAAAGGATAGGTGTTTTAAGCTTTAACATAGAGGGCATGACACCGCATGAGGTGGCTCAGCTACTTGACAGTGAAGGTATAGCTGTAAGAAGCGGTCATCACTGTGCGCTCCCCCTCGTTAAAAGGCTTGGCGCCCCGATGGGTACGGTTAGAGCTAGCTTCTACCTTTACAACACTCTGGAAGAACTGGAAACTTTCGGCGAAGTATTAAGGAAGATAAAGATCCTCGCAAGCTAG
- a CDS encoding energy-coupling factor transporter transmembrane component T family protein → MFTGLYIERKSFMHGLDPRSKLIWSILVLAASIATQFNGIKGIPVFISTLMALSLSGLGTGVALLLIFNSLIFFLVSTIIWAGIYSSQGTVLLEMGWLRVTDVGLLVALGKFFLIVNPIIAFVVFFASTKPYHLMWTLEKIKVPHKLALTFVIALSLLPSMVKVAGDVIDAQRARGLSLDKGSLVERIRKHIPIIVPLFSKMLTDVWDLSLVLATRAVGYGKRTYVLESNWKSSDTIFILVSLVFYGVIAAWGMGLIQL, encoded by the coding sequence ATGTTTACTGGCCTTTACATTGAAAGAAAATCATTCATGCACGGTCTCGACCCGCGGTCAAAGCTTATATGGTCGATACTGGTGCTTGCGGCCTCGATAGCTACACAGTTTAACGGTATAAAGGGAATACCTGTCTTCATCTCCACACTCATGGCCTTATCACTTTCAGGACTAGGTACGGGGGTTGCCCTCCTCCTGATCTTCAACTCTTTAATATTCTTCCTTGTCTCCACTATTATATGGGCCGGCATTTATAGCTCGCAGGGAACTGTGTTGCTCGAGATGGGCTGGCTCCGAGTTACCGATGTTGGCCTCTTAGTAGCTTTGGGCAAGTTTTTCCTCATAGTCAATCCGATAATCGCATTTGTAGTATTTTTCGCATCTACTAAGCCCTACCATTTAATGTGGACTCTTGAGAAGATCAAGGTTCCCCATAAACTAGCGTTAACCTTTGTTATAGCATTGAGTCTACTGCCCTCAATGGTGAAAGTGGCAGGCGACGTAATAGACGCGCAAAGAGCGAGGGGATTGTCATTGGACAAAGGAAGCTTGGTGGAAAGAATCAGGAAGCACATCCCTATCATTGTTCCTCTTTTCTCCAAGATGCTGACTGACGTGTGGGATCTAAGCCTCGTCCTAGCTACTAGAGCTGTAGGATACGGTAAAAGAACATATGTATTGGAATCGAATTGGAAGAGTTCGGACACTATATTCATCTTAGTTTCCCTAGTATTTTACGGGGTGATAGCGGCTTGGGGTATGGGTCTGATACAGTTGTAA
- a CDS encoding aldo/keto reductase, with the protein MIILQRRVNDKKFFKKIGAELPVLGLGTWGIGGGFWTPDNSQDDAWVDALRYGLELGATLIDTAEMYGGGHSEEIVGKAIKGFEREKIFIVSKVWHTHASRDDVIKAAQGSVKRLGTYMDLYLIHWPPENVKLCETMRGLEETVKRGYTRFIGVSNFSVELLEEARSCLSTNDVAAIENKFSLLDRRDENTVIPYAEREGMLYLAYTPLEKGQLAKDSFLASIGSKYGKTAVQVALNWLIMFNPVVPIPKAADKRHVEENVGAMGWRLSIEDWRLISEKYKRVIA; encoded by the coding sequence GTGATCATTCTGCAACGCAGGGTTAACGATAAGAAGTTTTTCAAAAAGATCGGGGCAGAGCTACCCGTGCTAGGTCTGGGTACCTGGGGTATTGGCGGTGGATTCTGGACCCCTGATAACTCACAGGATGATGCATGGGTTGACGCCTTGAGGTATGGCCTGGAGCTGGGTGCAACTCTAATTGACACTGCTGAGATGTATGGAGGTGGACACTCAGAGGAAATCGTGGGTAAGGCTATAAAGGGGTTCGAGCGCGAGAAGATTTTCATTGTGTCAAAGGTGTGGCACACGCATGCAAGCCGTGATGATGTTATAAAGGCCGCTCAAGGCAGTGTTAAGAGGCTTGGGACATACATGGACTTATACCTGATTCACTGGCCTCCCGAGAACGTTAAGCTTTGTGAGACGATGAGGGGGCTCGAGGAGACTGTTAAAAGAGGGTACACCAGGTTTATCGGTGTGAGCAACTTTAGCGTAGAACTCTTGGAGGAGGCTAGGAGCTGCCTGAGCACGAATGATGTCGCTGCGATAGAGAACAAGTTCAGCCTTCTCGACAGGCGAGACGAGAATACTGTTATTCCCTATGCTGAACGCGAGGGCATGCTTTACCTGGCTTATACCCCCCTTGAGAAAGGCCAGCTGGCAAAGGACTCTTTCCTTGCAAGTATTGGGTCAAAGTACGGGAAAACCGCAGTGCAAGTGGCTCTCAACTGGCTGATAATGTTTAACCCTGTGGTTCCAATTCCCAAGGCAGCGGACAAAAGACACGTTGAGGAAAACGTCGGTGCTATGGGTTGGAGGCTGAGCATTGAGGACTGGAGACTCATCTCTGAAAAATATAAGAGAGTGATTGCTTGA
- a CDS encoding CBS domain-containing protein, whose translation MSLSSTLYELLVAVVTLFDSLQRPVTSSEIATHLGKSEGTVRNSILALKAMGLIEARTGPGGGYLPTVKGIEIARSPQYLENFIEPTPIVIDSHPSRIYALELDILGLADPAGVKAVLKVFGSINQLREGAHVKLGPTPRTRLIIDGYVLKVDYKRHEILIEVNSLIAVPKATAGEVMTPSPVVVKRSVDLTAVGDLLLSNDIRAIPVVDDDGKLCGIISASHVVKAYLRRDYKGKVEDFMETNVPRVGTGADIMDLMKILASRKTGRAVVVDELERPVGIVTRTDVLNKLVRYTLSYQ comes from the coding sequence ATGTCTCTTTCGAGTACTCTTTACGAGCTACTAGTTGCGGTGGTCACACTATTTGACTCTCTTCAACGTCCCGTTACGAGTAGTGAGATAGCTACGCACCTTGGGAAGAGTGAGGGAACTGTAAGAAACTCTATATTAGCTCTTAAAGCGATGGGACTCATTGAAGCTAGGACGGGACCGGGTGGAGGTTATCTCCCAACGGTTAAGGGTATTGAAATAGCAAGGTCCCCCCAATACTTGGAGAATTTTATTGAGCCTACACCAATAGTTATTGACTCTCATCCCTCGCGAATCTATGCCCTAGAGCTCGACATCCTTGGACTAGCGGATCCCGCTGGAGTTAAGGCTGTTCTCAAGGTGTTTGGCAGCATAAACCAGTTGAGGGAGGGCGCTCACGTCAAACTCGGCCCTACGCCCAGAACCAGACTAATAATTGATGGATATGTTTTGAAAGTGGATTACAAGCGACACGAGATACTAATAGAGGTTAACTCCCTTATAGCGGTGCCCAAAGCCACTGCAGGCGAGGTGATGACGCCTAGCCCTGTGGTCGTCAAGAGAAGTGTAGACCTTACTGCTGTAGGGGATCTTTTACTCTCTAATGACATTAGAGCCATACCGGTCGTTGACGATGACGGGAAGCTCTGCGGAATTATAAGTGCATCGCATGTCGTCAAGGCTTATCTCAGGCGTGATTATAAAGGAAAGGTGGAAGACTTCATGGAGACGAACGTTCCAAGGGTGGGAACTGGGGCTGACATAATGGATCTCATGAAAATTCTTGCCTCGAGAAAAACGGGAAGAGCAGTCGTGGTGGATGAATTAGAGAGACCTGTAGGAATAGTGACAAGAACGGACGTTCTTAACAAGCTTGTACGGTACACCCTGTCATATCAATAG
- a CDS encoding energy-coupling factor ABC transporter ATP-binding protein → MIRFEEVEFVYPTGVRALQGISLEITQGEFIGIIGHSGSGKTTLAKLAASLLKPTKGRVIINGVDSRKLPASEAARTVAYVFQNPDIMIFSHTIKDEVAFALRNLGFAERDIEPRVREALRTVDLDKPLNTPPHTLSFGQKHRLAIASVLVMGSQAIILDEPTTGLDYGRSLMLFETLRVLNAMGKTIIVITHDLDLLGRYASRIIVLEKGKIIRDGEALEVLTDTDFLEQHGFMLTQLQRIAKELGVKELNPAKLAEVLLERRYRK, encoded by the coding sequence ATGATAAGGTTTGAAGAGGTAGAGTTTGTTTATCCCACGGGGGTAAGGGCCCTTCAAGGTATTTCCCTCGAGATAACGCAGGGTGAATTTATAGGCATAATAGGACACAGTGGCTCAGGGAAAACAACCCTAGCAAAGCTAGCGGCATCGCTACTTAAGCCCACGAAGGGGCGTGTCATAATAAATGGCGTGGATTCTAGAAAGCTTCCAGCATCTGAGGCTGCAAGGACGGTGGCATATGTGTTCCAGAACCCTGATATAATGATATTTTCTCATACCATAAAGGATGAAGTTGCTTTTGCCCTTAGAAATCTTGGATTCGCTGAAAGAGACATAGAACCGCGGGTTCGTGAAGCCCTAAGGACTGTCGACCTCGACAAACCTCTAAACACCCCTCCCCATACACTAAGCTTTGGACAGAAACACAGACTAGCAATAGCAAGTGTTCTCGTTATGGGGTCTCAAGCAATAATATTGGATGAGCCAACCACGGGCCTAGATTACGGTAGAAGCCTCATGCTTTTTGAAACCCTTAGGGTCTTGAACGCGATGGGGAAAACAATCATCGTTATAACTCATGATTTGGATCTGCTCGGGAGATATGCGAGTAGGATTATCGTCCTTGAGAAGGGAAAAATCATCCGAGATGGCGAAGCTCTCGAAGTGCTCACAGATACGGATTTTCTTGAGCAACACGGCTTTATGCTTACGCAGCTTCAAAGAATTGCCAAGGAGCTCGGCGTAAAAGAGCTTAACCCTGCAAAGCTAGCCGAAGTACTCCTTGAGCGGCGTTACCGCAAATAA
- a CDS encoding GIY-YIG nuclease family protein, with protein MYDRFKEVYINMHETLKGIYALIIKVQEPIHFMFKRENVCLKPGIYVYIGSARGPGGVKARVDRHRKPLKKIRWHIDNVTSSPHARVLGVVFASSPGPECVLTPILEDLGFTHPIKGFGSSDCKLGCYSHFLRCNSEIIKCYDDVREAFKQSFLNDIRIVHFES; from the coding sequence TTGTACGATAGATTTAAAGAGGTGTACATCAATATGCATGAAACTTTAAAAGGAATCTATGCCTTAATAATAAAAGTTCAAGAACCCATACATTTTATGTTTAAAAGGGAAAATGTGTGTTTGAAGCCTGGGATTTACGTTTACATAGGCTCTGCTAGAGGACCTGGAGGAGTAAAAGCACGCGTAGACAGACATAGAAAGCCTCTAAAAAAGATCAGATGGCACATAGATAACGTAACCTCTTCCCCCCATGCACGTGTACTTGGAGTGGTTTTTGCCAGCTCTCCCGGGCCAGAGTGCGTTTTAACTCCCATTTTGGAAGATCTCGGCTTTACGCATCCCATCAAAGGCTTTGGTTCATCTGACTGCAAGCTGGGGTGCTACTCACACTTTTTAAGATGTAATAGTGAAATCATCAAATGCTATGATGATGTCCGAGAAGCTTTCAAGCAAAGTTTTTTGAATGATATTCGAATAGTTCATTTTGAATCTTAA
- a CDS encoding thymidylate synthase, whose product MPDVVVLNPKSNVSIVTLWTKKEFVLDLLKRLEVDAKVNIVGTLYTMYGINHLLYTLSKHPEINTLVVFGADLSGSGKALIELFQGSVPEGLRLMWPLEKLKPILGTVKVIDLREEFSKGAYQSIALVINREFAPGIYRDIVNIELVEVRSTSWPSQISGLHIVEDNLVRAWAKLVDAVLTWGYLKGTEYGEMQKQLLGSTIVLYAEEALKTSHKLQRYFSREELERHVEALLEGVSGASYSYGDRLRRHRVAGDQIATLVSKLASNPSTRRAVALTWDFEIDPKSKDPPCLIIVQGDLSGYRYNQLAYFRSHDAYAGWPVNTYGLLRLMEEISRQLSDKTGNNVRPGFLTVISGSLHLYEHDWARVKELVENERKSFTAFVPDPKGNFIIRVEDGLILLEHRDQTGALVTSFRGKSAKELLEKINLDALLPRHAAYLARELYRAENALREGEEYIQDAV is encoded by the coding sequence ATGCCTGATGTTGTCGTACTGAACCCGAAGTCAAACGTTAGCATCGTCACACTGTGGACCAAGAAGGAGTTTGTCCTGGATCTTCTCAAAAGGCTAGAAGTAGACGCCAAAGTAAACATCGTAGGAACGCTCTACACGATGTACGGGATAAACCACTTGCTATATACACTCTCGAAGCATCCTGAAATAAACACTCTCGTGGTCTTCGGCGCAGATCTCTCTGGAAGCGGGAAAGCCTTGATAGAGCTGTTTCAGGGGTCAGTCCCTGAAGGACTCAGGCTAATGTGGCCCTTAGAGAAGCTCAAACCAATACTTGGAACAGTTAAGGTCATAGATTTACGAGAAGAATTCAGCAAGGGGGCTTACCAATCAATAGCACTGGTCATCAATCGGGAATTCGCTCCCGGGATCTACAGGGATATAGTTAACATTGAACTTGTAGAAGTACGGTCAACCTCGTGGCCTAGCCAAATATCCGGTTTACACATCGTCGAGGATAACCTTGTAAGAGCATGGGCTAAGCTTGTCGATGCCGTACTCACATGGGGATACCTAAAAGGCACCGAGTACGGGGAGATGCAGAAACAACTGCTTGGCTCTACGATTGTATTATACGCGGAAGAAGCCTTAAAGACTTCTCACAAACTACAGCGATATTTCTCTCGTGAAGAGCTCGAGAGACACGTGGAGGCACTCCTAGAAGGCGTTTCCGGTGCAAGCTACTCGTATGGTGACAGGCTTCGCAGGCACAGGGTTGCCGGGGATCAAATAGCCACCCTCGTCTCAAAGCTTGCCTCAAACCCCAGCACTAGGAGGGCAGTAGCCTTAACCTGGGATTTCGAAATAGACCCTAAGAGCAAAGACCCGCCATGCCTTATAATAGTGCAGGGTGACCTGTCGGGATACAGGTACAACCAGCTCGCTTATTTCCGAAGTCACGATGCCTACGCAGGCTGGCCAGTAAACACTTATGGTCTTCTACGCCTGATGGAAGAGATTTCGAGGCAGCTTTCAGATAAGACTGGGAATAATGTTCGCCCTGGTTTTTTAACAGTTATCAGTGGCTCCCTGCACCTCTATGAGCATGATTGGGCAAGGGTAAAGGAGCTGGTGGAGAACGAGAGGAAGAGTTTCACGGCTTTCGTACCAGACCCTAAGGGCAACTTCATAATACGGGTTGAGGACGGCCTAATACTACTAGAGCATAGGGATCAGACGGGCGCCCTTGTCACCTCCTTCCGTGGAAAGAGCGCCAAGGAGCTTTTAGAAAAGATCAACCTTGATGCTTTACTCCCCAGACATGCCGCGTACCTTGCAAGAGAGTTGTATCGCGCTGAAAACGCTTTAAGGGAGGGGGAAGAGTACATTCAGGACGCCGTCTAG